CTTCTCGAAGCGGCCGGCGTCCATGATGAGGTCGTGGAAGAGGCGGTGTTCGGGCGCGACCTCGAGCGTGAACTGGTAGCGCTCCGACCCGAAGGGCACGTCCTTCAGCGCGCGGTTCAGCTCGTCGATCTGCCGCCGGACGTCGACGAGGTTCTCGCGCAGGCGGAAGATGACGTCCTCGGCCAGCTGCTGGATCGCCTCGTCCTTGGCCCGGACGATGCGCTCGCGGTACTCGGGCAGGCGGCTGTCGCGCCACAGGTCCCGCTGGGCGCTGAAGTCGTCGTAGCCCTCGCCCTCGACCTCGGCGGCCAGGCCGAAGGTGTTGGCGTACTCGGTCTTGAGCCTGACGAGGCTCAGCACGAGCCCCTGGACGCGGCTGTCGATGTTCCGGTACTGGCGCTCAAACACCTCGCGGATCTCGGCCGCCTCGCGGTCGGCGCGCTCGCGGCGGTAGCGCTCCTCGTAGCCGGCGCGGCGCTCGGCGTCCTCGGCAGCACCGGGCACGAGGGCGTCGAGACGGGTCCGCGCCTCCTGCCCGGCCAGCGCCGCGCGCGCGCGCTCGGCGCCGGCGTGCTCCAGATCGCGGGCGCAGGCGCCGACGCGCTCGCGGAGATCTCCCCGCTCGCGGTCCAGGCGCTGCAGCTCGGCGTCGGCGGCGTCGCGCTCGCGCTGGAGGTGCTCCACTTCGCGGCGGTCGATCCGGTCGAGCTGCCGCTGGAGCAGCGCCGCGCGGGCGCGCAGGTCGGGCAGGCGCTGGGCCGCCTCGACGAGGCGGGGCAGCTCGACGGCCTCGCCCAGCGCCCTTCGGCACGCCCCCGCGGCGTTCCGCAGCCACTGCACGGCCCGGGCGAGGTCGACGACGGCCGCGGAGAGCTCGCCCAGACGCCGGCCGATCTCCTCCTGCCGCCGCAGGCGGGCGGCCTCGCCGACGTAGTGGCGGCGGAACACCTCGAGCGGCGTCTGCCGCGCCACGTGGTTCTGGTACACCATGACCGTGTCGGTGATGGCCCGGCGGTGGCGGCGCAGCTCCTGCTCGCTCTCGCAGCAGATGACGTCGCCGAGCAGGAAATCGACGTAGGCGCGGGCCAGGGGGTCGTCGGTGGCGACCTGCTCCGCGAGCGACCGCGCCTCGCGGCGCGGCGCCATGGCCTGGATGCGCTCGATGTCGACGAGCCCGACGCTCGCGATGAAGATGCGGCCCCGGCCCGGCAGCGTGTAGTCGCGCTTGTGCCGCTCGTAGAGCGCGAGGGCCCGCGGGAAGTCACCGGGGGCGACGAGCACGTCGAACCGGCGCGTGTTGAGGTAGCCCTCCACCGCGTCGCGCCACCGCGCCGACGCCACCTCGATGAGCTCGCAGAGCGGCCGGGGCTCGCGGGCGCCGCCGAGCCGGGCCCGCAGCAGGTGCAGGAGACCCTCGGCGCCGTCCGGATAGCGCTGCCGCCCGCGCTCGAGGTCGGCCTGCTCCGCCTCCAGCAGATGGCCCTCCCGATTGGTGGCCTCCAGCGCCTCGTCGAGCCGCGCCAGGGCCACGGCGATGGCGTCGGCGGCCCGCCCGAGGTGGCGGGTCCAGGTGGCGAGGTCGCGGCCGCCCAGGTGTCCGTCGCGCGCGAGCGTCTCGCGCAAGCGCCCGACCACGGCCGGCTCGTCGGGGGCGCCGAGCAAGGACGGGGACGGGAAGGCGTCGGGCTGGACGCTCCGGATGTCGCGAGCCTCCTGGCCGATGAGCGTGTCGAGCACCGCCCGCTGGCCGTCGAGGATGCGGCGGGCCCGGGTCTCCGAGTCGGCGGCGTCGCCGATCTCGCGCCGCGTCGTCTCCAGGTCGCGCTCGAGCGCCTGGATCTCGCGGAAGCCCGGCGTGGCCACCAGGAGCTCGGTCAGGCGGTCGCGCTCGCGCAGAAAGAAGGCCCGCTGATCGTCGGCGCGCGCGAGGTCGGCGGCGAACGCGTCGCGGGCGCGCGCGGTCTCCTCCAGATGCCGGTCGATCTCGTGCAGGCGGCCCTCGGCCAGCTCGACGTCGGCCCGCAGCGAGAGGTAGTGGTGGCTCTCGGCCGTACGGCGCTCCTGGGCGATGCGCTCCCCCTGCGTGCAGATGGCGTCGAGGGCCGCGAGCCGGCGCTCGGCGTCGCGCGCCTGGGCCTCGAGCCGCTTGTAGTGCTCGAGGTTGGCCTGGAGCGACTCGGTGTCGACGGGCCGCTCGTCCAGGAGGTAGTGAAAGACGAAGTCGCGGACCTCGCCGATCGGCTTGAAGTCGAGGGCCTTGACGATGAGCCGGTGGAACGCCTCCGGTAGGGCGCCGAGGCGATGGCGCAGCTCGTCGCGATAGGTGGCGGCGTCGGCGAAGGACCGGGCGTGCGGGACCGCGCGCAGGGCCTGCCGGAAGTCGCGCAGCGGCCGCACGAGGTCGCCGGGGGCGATCGCGGGGACGTCCGCCGCCGCGCTTCGCGGGACGACGAAGTGGACCCGGGCGACGTGCGTATCGGTCTCGGCCGCCTCCATGGCCAGGCCGCACGCGAAGTCGCCGGCGGGATCCTGGTAGTCGGTGAACTGGAGGATCACGTACGACGAGCACGCGCCCCGGCCGAACCGGACCTGGCCGGGGCGCGTCTCGTCCTCGGAGCCCAGCTTGTAGCGCACGTAGCCGTGCAGGCTCCGACGGCTCTGCTCGTTGGCGGCCTTGTTGAAGCGCACCTGCTGCTGGTCGGCCACCAGCGCCCACTGGACGGCGTCGAGCACCGTCGACTTGCCGCTGCCGTTGTCGCCGAGCAGCAGGCAGCTGCCGCCGAGCCAGAACGTCTGGTCGGCGAAGTGGTACCAGTTCACGAGGCGGATGGCGGCCAGGTGAATCATCGGGACTCCTCGCCGTCCTCGGGGTCGTCGGCGGGGCCGCCGTCGTCGGCCGAGACCAGCGACCCCGTGTAGGCGCGGATCCGCTCGGCCATCTCGGCGATGCGGTCGGGCGGCAGCACCTTCTCGATGAGCGCGCTCACCTCGAACGTCTCGGTGTCCTCGCCGGCGAACCCGCGCTCGATCACGATCAGGGAGTGACGACCCAGCCGCCGCAGGGCGTGCTCGAGCGCGCGCCGGGAGAGCTGCACGGCGGGCTTGCCCGACTGGATGAGCCGCTCGCGCAGGGCCCCGACGGACATCTCGCATCGGAGGTCCTCGCTCGCCTGCTGCATCTGCTCGTGATAGGCCAGCCGGAGCGTGCACAGCACCAGGCTCTCGAGCTTCGAGAGCCGCACGCGCTGCTCTCCCGATTCGTGGACCGCCCGGCACAGTCGGAGACCGAGGTCGATCTCGAGCCGCCATCCGCCGATCCGGAGGTAGCCGTCGATGAGCTCGCGGTGCCGCTCCGCGAAGCGCCAGTCCGGATCGGGCCGCATGGCGGGCCCCGGCGTGAGCACGTGGCCGGACAACAGGCGGGTCACCACCTCGCGAAAGCGGTCCTGCTGCGCCGGTTCGAGCCCGGCGTAGTCCGCGGTGAAGTCCACGACTCACGCCCTCCGCCGGCGGCCCACGAAGCCGCGCGGGAAGCCATAGGGACCATGGCGGGCGAGGCGCTCCTCCGCGGGCGCCGGGTCGCGCTCGAACCGGTAGGGCGAGCGGCCGTCGAGCCCGTAGGCCACGGTGTAGATGAGGCGGACGTAGTCCGTGTCGGTGTCCGGCGCCACCTCGGCGAGCGGCGCGGCGGCGCGGGCGCCGAGCAGGCCCTCGACGAAGGCCTCGACCCGCGAGCGCGCGAACGGCCGGCGCAGGCGCGGCGCGATGTCGCGCCGGAGCTCCGCGGTCTCGGGCGCGCGGCGGGCGAGCGGCTGGGCCTCCGGACGCGGCCGCCGCCGCGGGGGCGTGTATAGGAAGCCGCTGGCGAGCAGCTCGCAGCGATAGACGTCGAAGACGAGGTCGGGCGCCCGATCGCGCGCGAGCACGTCGACGATGCGCTGCAGCTGCCCTTCGGTCCGGGTGTCCTGCCGGAGGAGATACATGAGCTTGCGGAGGGCGACGCCGCTGAAACGGGCGTTTCGGACGTCGATGTCGTCGACGAGCCGGGGCAGCGTCTCGAACTGCGTCCTCAGGAGCCGCAGGTCCGCGGTCACGGCGGCGCCGGCGGCCT
This genomic window from Candidatus Methylomirabilota bacterium contains:
- a CDS encoding DUF4194 domain-containing protein, whose protein sequence is MDFTADYAGLEPAQQDRFREVVTRLLSGHVLTPGPAMRPDPDWRFAERHRELIDGYLRIGGWRLEIDLGLRLCRAVHESGEQRVRLSKLESLVLCTLRLAYHEQMQQASEDLRCEMSVGALRERLIQSGKPAVQLSRRALEHALRRLGRHSLIVIERGFAGEDTETFEVSALIEKVLPPDRIAEMAERIRAYTGSLVSADDGGPADDPEDGEESR
- a CDS encoding Wadjet anti-phage system protein JetA family protein, whose protein sequence is GDAGEPASDDAALLRATARRLVGRLEAAGWFHFEYRSAVGEVLNFFPYAARILEALVRVARDEQPLFQGYAHSIASQLRADVFAGRPGVSLSEARRHTLDMIRELKILDRNIFASTQRLLDAATSASGVLEEGLDHYRHAVLANYHRLKTVDNLYKWRGEILHRLDAIEADGRALEAAGRWYAEQLSVDSQAAGAAVTADLRLLRTQFETLPRLVDDIDVRNARFSGVALRKLMYLLRQDTRTEGQLQRIVDVLARDRAPDLVFDVYRCELLASGFLYTPPRRRPRPEAQPLARRAPETAELRRDIAPRLRRPFARSRVEAFVEGLLGARAAAPLAEVAPDTDTDYVRLIYTVAYGLDGRSPYRFERDPAPAEERLARHGPYGFPRGFVGRRRRA
- a CDS encoding SbcC/MukB-like Walker B domain-containing protein; this translates as MIHLAAIRLVNWYHFADQTFWLGGSCLLLGDNGSGKSTVLDAVQWALVADQQQVRFNKAANEQSRRSLHGYVRYKLGSEDETRPGQVRFGRGACSSYVILQFTDYQDPAGDFACGLAMEAAETDTHVARVHFVVPRSAAADVPAIAPGDLVRPLRDFRQALRAVPHARSFADAATYRDELRHRLGALPEAFHRLIVKALDFKPIGEVRDFVFHYLLDERPVDTESLQANLEHYKRLEAQARDAERRLAALDAICTQGERIAQERRTAESHHYLSLRADVELAEGRLHEIDRHLEETARARDAFAADLARADDQRAFFLRERDRLTELLVATPGFREIQALERDLETTRREIGDAADSETRARRILDGQRAVLDTLIGQEARDIRSVQPDAFPSPSLLGAPDEPAVVGRLRETLARDGHLGGRDLATWTRHLGRAADAIAVALARLDEALEATNREGHLLEAEQADLERGRQRYPDGAEGLLHLLRARLGGAREPRPLCELIEVASARWRDAVEGYLNTRRFDVLVAPGDFPRALALYERHKRDYTLPGRGRIFIASVGLVDIERIQAMAPRREARSLAEQVATDDPLARAYVDFLLGDVICCESEQELRRHRRAITDTVMVYQNHVARQTPLEVFRRHYVGEAARLRRQEEIGRRLGELSAAVVDLARAVQWLRNAAGACRRALGEAVELPRLVEAAQRLPDLRARAALLQRQLDRIDRREVEHLQRERDAADAELQRLDRERGDLRERVGACARDLEHAGAERARAALAGQEARTRLDALVPGAAEDAERRAGYEERYRRERADREAAEIREVFERQYRNIDSRVQGLVLSLVRLKTEYANTFGLAAEVEGEGYDDFSAQRDLWRDSRLPEYRERIVRAKDEAIQQLAEDVIFRLRENLVDVRRQIDELNRALKDVPFGSERYQFTLEVAPEHRLFHDLIMDAGRFEKDSLFGASALGSDDTRRTLEDLFGRLVQAEARQVKSELDSRADYREYFDYDLRILHADGTHSLYGRVAGDKSGGETQNPYYIAIFASLYRLYRSLTPDGRPRCGLVLLDEAFSKMDESRIQATLRFARGLGLQLLMATPKERSELVAPWTETSLYIHRDAVSGLPTVLDFTKEFKPDGDLGDDGAQGPAAPTTR